One window of the Deltaproteobacteria bacterium genome contains the following:
- a CDS encoding sulfurtransferase yields the protein MALAHPEYLVDTEWLAAHLDDPTLRILDCTIVVQDNQGQEQGQGFRVESGEQVWRQGHIPGSGFADLVQDLSDPNGSFPFPAPSAERFAAAMSRYGVGDGTRVILYDAFLNVCAARTWWLLRAFGFDNAAVLSGGWTKWTKEGRPVSTAPSAYPPAHFTARPRPQLIAKKQEVFAAIDKPGTLLVNALNPEDFAGTTPPRYSRPGHIPSSVNVPFTSLVDPETHAYLPEEQLQAKFGAVGATSQNQVITYCAVGFTACSDAFVLSLLGVENLAMYDGSLTEWTADPAMPMVTGS from the coding sequence ATGGCATTGGCCCATCCTGAATATCTCGTGGACACCGAGTGGCTGGCCGCGCATCTCGATGACCCAACTTTACGCATTCTCGACTGCACGATCGTGGTGCAAGACAATCAAGGGCAGGAACAAGGCCAAGGCTTTCGTGTGGAAAGCGGCGAGCAAGTCTGGCGGCAGGGCCACATCCCCGGCAGCGGGTTTGCCGATCTGGTGCAGGACCTGTCCGACCCTAACGGGAGCTTTCCCTTCCCGGCTCCGTCAGCCGAGCGATTCGCCGCAGCCATGTCGCGCTACGGCGTAGGCGATGGCACGCGCGTGATTCTCTACGATGCCTTTCTCAATGTCTGCGCCGCGCGCACATGGTGGCTGCTGCGCGCCTTCGGGTTCGACAATGCCGCCGTCTTGAGCGGCGGCTGGACGAAATGGACGAAAGAGGGTCGCCCAGTCTCGACCGCGCCCTCAGCCTATCCGCCCGCGCACTTCACCGCGCGCCCGCGTCCGCAGTTGATCGCCAAGAAGCAGGAAGTCTTCGCCGCTATCGACAAGCCCGGCACGTTACTGGTCAATGCCTTGAACCCGGAGGACTTTGCCGGCACGACGCCACCACGCTATAGCCGCCCCGGGCATATTCCTTCGAGCGTGAACGTCCCGTTCACCTCGTTGGTCGATCCCGAGACTCATGCCTATTTGCCGGAAGAGCAGTTGCAGGCCAAATTCGGCGCGGTCGGTGCGACGAGCCAGAACCAAGTCATTACCTATTGCGCCGTGGGTTTTACCGCCTGTAGCGACGCCTTCGTGCTGTCGCTTTTGGGTGTCGAGAATCTCGCCATGTACGACGGCTCGCTCACGGAATGGACAGCAGACCCGGCCATGCCGATGGTGACAGGAAGTTGA
- a CDS encoding right-handed parallel beta-helix repeat-containing protein: MIHPSSVAARSVAALALLCTLAPAAHASTLYVANNGVNPRVCSSGLGCGVGAGTPPCRSITCALGSAQAGDTIIVGPGRYGDLDNDGTLGEVGEEKPSASCGCMVAVNKPVILVSSHGAASTVIDGRSMDVAKNVLLMFNGGEFGRPGKGFTVTNTKRHLADGIVIDGTNIKVRGNQVLATLVYPYTVQQPFPRGGISALSGGPILIEGNQVIGQWEYGILAQGTGKTVRKNQVSVSTTYGIYAQGDNVVVGNVVTATGVGIVLQDGAKAVGNAVSGNIYGIAAFGSEGSLFSGAIERNNIASSLYCGVDNTGVPSLNATNNYWGAATGPGPDPADQVCNEDEGTTTVTTPFATVPFLVKAPIKP, translated from the coding sequence ATGATCCATCCATCGTCCGTAGCAGCTCGCAGCGTGGCAGCGCTCGCCCTACTCTGTACCCTCGCCCCAGCGGCCCACGCCAGCACCCTCTACGTGGCGAATAACGGGGTCAATCCCAGGGTCTGCAGCTCCGGCCTCGGTTGTGGGGTGGGGGCGGGGACGCCCCCGTGCCGATCCATCACGTGCGCGCTCGGGTCTGCGCAAGCGGGCGACACCATCATCGTCGGCCCGGGCAGGTACGGCGACCTCGATAACGACGGCACCCTCGGCGAAGTGGGCGAGGAGAAACCCTCAGCCAGTTGCGGTTGCATGGTCGCGGTCAACAAGCCGGTCATCCTGGTGTCGAGTCATGGCGCGGCCTCGACGGTGATCGACGGGCGCTCCATGGACGTAGCCAAGAACGTGCTCCTCATGTTCAACGGGGGGGAGTTCGGGCGGCCGGGGAAGGGCTTCACGGTCACGAACACCAAGCGCCATCTCGCCGATGGCATCGTAATCGACGGCACCAATATCAAAGTCCGGGGAAATCAGGTCCTTGCGACCCTTGTCTACCCCTACACTGTGCAGCAACCCTTCCCACGCGGCGGGATCAGCGCCCTATCTGGAGGACCCATCCTCATCGAAGGGAACCAAGTGATCGGACAGTGGGAATACGGCATTTTAGCGCAGGGCACGGGCAAGACCGTGCGTAAAAACCAAGTATCGGTCAGCACCACGTACGGCATCTACGCGCAAGGGGATAACGTCGTGGTCGGTAACGTTGTCACTGCCACCGGGGTAGGCATTGTTCTGCAGGACGGGGCCAAGGCGGTGGGCAACGCCGTCTCTGGCAACATTTATGGGATTGCCGCTTTTGGCTCCGAGGGCAGCCTATTCAGCGGTGCCATTGAGCGGAACAATATAGCCAGCAGCCTCTATTGTGGCGTGGATAACACAGGTGTCCCCAGCCTGAACGCGACGAACAACTACTGGGGCGCCGCGACGGGACCTGGACCCGACCCCGCGGACCAAGTCTGTAACGAGGACGAAGGGACGACGACAGTGACGACGCCGTTTGCGACCGTGCCTTTCCTTGTGAAGGCGCCGATCAAGCCGTGA